One Microbacterium marinum genomic window carries:
- a CDS encoding transposase: MGRPCKYPRELRERAVRMVAELRPDYPSEYAAMTATAQMLGIGSPETIRTWIRRNQVDAGERPGVTTEAAEAIKRLKRENAELRRANEILKAASAFFAAELDRPQKR, from the coding sequence ATGGGACGTCCCTGTAAGTATCCGCGCGAGCTTCGTGAGCGCGCAGTCCGTATGGTCGCCGAGCTGCGGCCCGACTATCCGAGCGAGTACGCGGCGATGACCGCGACTGCGCAGATGCTCGGCATCGGGTCCCCGGAGACGATCCGGACCTGGATCCGCCGCAACCAGGTCGACGCCGGCGAACGGCCCGGCGTCACAACCGAGGCCGCGGAGGCGATCAAGCGACTCAAGCGGGAGAACGCCGAACTACGGCGCGCCAACGAGATTCTGAAGGCGGCCTCGGCTTTCTTCGCGGCCGAACTCGACCGGCCACAGAAGCGATAG